The genomic window CAGAAGTAGATGTATTACATTTGTAAGACCTTTGTATGCCAGTACCTAGCATTTATAACGCAGAACAAGAAACTACAGAACACTTTTTCCTGAGGTGGTTCAAATTTACACCTGCATTAAATGGACTCCTCAAAATGGGACGGAAGTCGCATCAGACAGAACACATTATAAATAAGGTATGGGAGGAATAGTCACTACCAAACATGAATCCCATAGGCATGTCCTACAAAATAAGACATCAAATAGGTTTTACCCCAAACTTTGCAATGATAAAATCTTGACCATtccatttttggtttttttttttttgtgtgtgtgcaTGAATAGACAAAATAAGCGATGTTTCACATAGGCCGCAATAGAAATTCTGCAATACAGAACTCAAGTTACATGTTTATCTTTAACTCTAGCTTTGCCTAAAATGTTTAACACCTCCTTTAATAGAGAAGGAAAGGAAAGTCAGAAAAGCCAGaagaagttttttcttttttcattctttggaacccaataaaacaaaaaccttGATCTAGCTGTTCCTAGTACAATCATTTGGTCACATTAATGCGACCACATTATCTGGGAATCAAAACAACATATAAGATACATGGATATTATTTTCCGTAAATTTCCTCAGTTTTCTTAgaaaacatatatttatataggACTGTCTCCAATACAAATTGAATGAAACTTTTACATTTAGCATCATCATCCAATATTAATTCACCATAGCCCTAGACAGTCCTGCATGTTTTGTTTAACAGATTTTTATTAGTCGCCCATGGAAGAACCTACATGAGTCATTTAGGGGGGGTCCATCACAATAACACAAAACccaataaaattaatgaagtccTAAAAGAACAGGTTCTCATATCCACTACTGATTCTATTATCCATGAATGCAACAAGCAGAGAAGATAGTCTTTCAACTTAGGATCGGACAGTTGAGCTCCCTCAAAAACTCTACCAACAGTCTAAACATAAAGAGATCATCCCATaaatctttcttctatttttcctaaCAAATTTATCATGCCATCTCAATAAGCCTCCATACCATCAGCAACAAAACCAAACAACTCCCAGTacaaaaaccaaaaccaaagatTTAAAAGTGCAAGACACCATCGTATACCCGAAACCTTTTTCCATGTTCAGAAAGAAAGCAAAACTCATCATCTAACATTGAGGTGCATATCATCCTAAATCTTTATGTGAATAACTCATGTAtggctaattttttttttttttttttttttgataagtagacgcacaaaaaaaatatattaaaagaaaggaGGTCTTAAGGCTgacccaaagcatacagggggtatacaagagGGGCCAAAaagcaagaacaaaaagaagacAGGATACAAAAAATCACCAACCCTCATCTAGAACCCAACCGATCAAAAAAGCTGACTAAAGGAAAAGGTCCTTCATCTACAATCGACTTAgtccaaaaccaaaaattacatacaaaatacATCTGACAGTACGAACGATCATGCCCTACAAAATTAGTATAGAACTTCCAAACTTAGAAATCAAAACCTAAGGACCATGAGGGTATAGCATAGTAGCACATTTTACCACTAACATATTATGTGTGTGTATAAAATAAGAGTACTTGTAAAAAGCGATTATGTGTgtgtataaaataaaagagtacttgtaaaataaaatgaagcaattgCTTTTGGGGGCTGGTTAGGTTGGCCAGTTATGTTTTCTAGCTTCATCTATGCATACTTTATTAGCAGTAACACCTGCTCCTATAACTTCATTTGTATCTTATAATAGCATTTTGGACCTGATCTAAATAGTAAAATGAAATTTGCAGGCAACTTCACTAGCATCTTTTACAATTGATTTCTCTATCAAGGCATTAAGAAACCCAGAGCTGTAAAAGGTGATTATCCCGCTTTCAAGTTATGACCTGCTTTCTCAAtgagcaaaaataaaattctcagAGTATTCACATTTCAGAGCATATCCTGAGCATATTTGTGGGGCAAGAAATCTGAATTGAAGCAGTACGTCAGTTACTAAATGAAATTACCTCTCTCTGGAGTTTCTCCTGATAAAATCCCGCTGTCAAAGTTGCATTTGTGGCAAGAACCCCAATCCGTAAAGGACTCCCAGCTTCAAGTGGCTTCAACTTTGCATTCTTGAGCTCCCTAGCAACACACTCACCCATATGAAGGAAAGGAACAGAAGATCCCCTAGAAATCTCATCATGCCAAGAATGTGAAATATGGCAAGGCATTACTATGCATTGAACTCCTGAACGCTCAAGAAAAGCCCTCTTACTTTGCAGATTCCCCACGATTGGTGTATGATCCATTCTGCTACTTTCTCTTTTAGTACTCAGTAGAGGAAAATGACTTCTTTCATGGGATAAAAGTTGCTTGTTTAACACTGGATCAGAACACAGAACAAAAGGAAGACTATCTCCTCCATCTTTCGAGCTCCATTGAACTAGTTTCTTCAAGAAATTTAGAGTTGAATCAACCGATACCCCTCCAATAATACCAACAGttgttgcttgattgatgaacaAACTAGCAGAATCACTGTTTGTTGAAGCTGCATCTGAACCAGAACTATTCTTTGATTCAGGCAAATTGCCACTCTCATCAGTTTGTAAGAGAGTGGAAGATGGGGGTACCGCTAGaattggatttttcattgttctATGGAGGATTCTATGCTTATGTACATTGCCCATCATATGTGATGGGTATTTCAATGAGTGGAAAGACATTGCCATGCTTCCATCAAACATCTCGTTAAGTGAAAAACCCACCACTGAAAATCCTCACAACTTTGTATGGGTTTTCAAACTTCACAGCCTATGAATTAAAAGCTGCCATTAAAACCCCAAAATGAAACCACGGCCACAAATCCCCCACTCTCCACTGAAACCCACCACTCAAAACTGGAagcattcaaaaattttcaaatttcagcATACAATACCAAAAGATTTTAAAttagaaacccaaaaaaaatgatcggcctctaaaaagaaaaagcgaaaacattaaaaaaatttctagttCCTTCCCTAAAACCCCAAAGTCAATCTGGGATTCTAAATTAGATACCCTAGAATTCAATACCCACCCTTAAAGTGAGCAAATATCCAAATCAGCTCCAAAACCCCAACTTCATCTGGAGCTCTAAATCAGAGACCCTAAAAGCAAAATCCCACCTCCCAAAACCagcaaatttttggaaattttgggatTCTGAATCACGGAccccacaaaaacaaaaacccacCTCCAGAAACCCAAACCGTTTAGTTGGCTTTCTGAATACCCGGTTCCTCCAGAGACGGCATGGCTAAGCATGGCGATTCAAGAATTCTCTCTATATTTCAGACCCAAAAGCAAAACCCACCCCTAAACCCCTTAAAAGCATCAAAATCTAAATTCTCACTAACAAGTGGGATTGattaaagaaagggaagaacATACAAGGTAACCTAAACTGTATTCACATATATGAACCAATTCATTGGATTCGGTAAGAGTCTTTGTCGCATTTTCCCTCCTTTCTCACCTTTTTTCACCACATGTAAGTTGGGAGTTTTCAGTTTTGATAATTGTAcagtgaatttaaaattaattttttaaaatacaatacattcaaaaaaaatttcatatctaTAGTACTTTTTATCACCTTACatcatttttatatcaatgatacatgttcaaaaaaattgaatttacatcaaaattatttcttcaaaaGACATATTTTACAATTCTATAAAatcgaatttatattaaaaatatctattaaaaaaatatttttcatgatttttatatcAGTTATatagtgaaaattttgaatttatattaaagacaTCTCCTTAAAAGACATATTctataattttacaaaattaaatttatattaaaggtgtctcttcaataTATACTTCTAATAATTCTCATATTAGTCattcattaaaataattgaatatatataaaaggtatCAAAGACATCTTCCAtaattctataaaattaaatttacattttaaaagTTTTCCTTCACAagacttttagtataaatttaatttttttgataggtgactaatataaaaattatggaaggtgttttttcaaaagatacatttagtataaattcaattttgtggaattgtaaAAACGTCTTCaatgtaaattcaaatttttttcactattcggctgatatgaaaattgtgaaaaacttttagtataaatttaattttatggtaTTATGGAAAGGATAtttctttagtataaattcaatttttttttttttaacatgtatgactaataaaaaaaaagttatgaaaaagtgtcttttgaagaagtaccttaataaattcaattttatgaaattatgaaaaagtatCTTTTGAATTAGAATAAATTCTTatagaattatgaaaaaatgtcttttgaagaaatatatttaatataaatttaattttataaaattatggaAACTGTCTCTCAAGAAACACCTTTAgtgtaaattcaaattttattttttttaacatgtatagttgatataaaaaatatgaaagatgtctcttcaagaaacaTCTTTCAAAGTAACAAAAAATACGATAGATTTATTAATAGTTTTATAACTaccatattttaagaaatttgttttcaaactaccattttttaagaattattttttaaactaggTGTAGAAGTTAAAAAAAGCCCATGTAAGTTGTGACTTCTAACaccattgaaaaataaataaataaaaattaaataaaacggAAAGTTTGACAAACAACTATGTCCGCTGTTTATTAtatcttctttattttcatacACTTCACGTTCCACATGAAGAATGATTTTTTCAAGAAAGAAATTACTATTAGGCTATGTTTCCTACAAATActatgaaaatatgaaagaaaataattttttgaatttaatttatttttttctttcttttaattatttctttatattttctttcaaatttttcaaaaatcaaatataactatAATACAATAATATGCATACCTTtcaaattactattattatgaATTACATTTCTAAACATCCTTAAAAACGTCTAGAACTATATTTTCTCGGGTGTTTAAAATTatattgtcaaacatatttttgacgTCTAGCCTTAAAAGTAAAGacactataaaataaataaaaaagtatttcattttccttccatttttttttaaatttctcattTGTAAAACACTTCTAAATCATTTCTaggttttttattatgtttataataaattcttaATCACAATTTACAAAAATCATTAGCCCTAAAATATGTTATGTGATATTTTatggatatttgttttttttctcaagtGATATGATTTAGAATTGTATTGTTTatattctctttgcttctcttggCTTTGTTAACATATAGTTGCaacattaaattcttaaattttaagtcatttcaaaacataagtaatataaaataataataatagtaactcAAGTGTATGTTTGGATACactttttgtgttttatttttaaaagaaaaaaaatttctatatcaGAATAAAACATCTTATTCAAAAATGTAAACTTACTATATATctctaaaaataactttcataaattttaaaatttgaagtaataaaaatCACGTAAGAAAGGGCATTATGAGAGAAATTATCGAAagcataaaggaaaaaaaaattctaattctaGTGATACAACAGttgcaaaagaaaattcaaatgttGCAAATGTCCTTCATTTATTGTTAGTAACGTAGATAATAAGTGCCTCCCAATAGGAATTGCTTTAGTACCAACTAACTTATTGATGGTGGAAAGGTTCTTATGGAACCAATGTGACTTGTAAGGTTGTTAGAATGGACACAATTTCAATTAAGAAGCATGATaacataataaaaacataaattaatttaaggtatattttaaagttgaagaaaatttttatttctatgggTGCATCTTATTCCAATGGATGCACATATAAAGTGGAAGGTAGAGTTATGAGAACCTCAAAGGATTCTCTTGTTgtgatgaaaaaacaaaaaattaatgatcTTCGTACATTGCAAGGGAGCATGGTTACATTATGCAACTATAGTTTGAACCTTggaatcaattttaaaaactatcacATAATGGCATATGCAGCTTGGGCAAATAAGTGAGAAATGGTTGACAATTTTGAGTAAATGAGGTTTATTTGGTGGACAAAAATTggagaattgaaattttgtgaGCATTGTGTGTTTGAGAAATAATGTAGAGTTAAATGTAGCTATTCAAAAAACTAAAGGTACTTTGGAGTATGTCCGTTTAGATCTTAATCTAAAAAGTCCCTCTCAAAGGATATTATACAGTGGTGGAAGATGTATGTTgattttcattgatgattactctagaAAAGATTGTGTGTATATCTTGAAATATAAGAATGATATCTTCAAAAAGCTCAAGAAACGGAAAGTTGTGATTGAAAAGcatataagaaaaacaaatcaaatgtTTAGGAATTGACAATGACATAGAATTCTATAGGAAAAGGTTTAATGAGTTTTGTAAGAATAAAGGTATTGTTAGACACTGCATAATTAGACATACTTCAAAGTAGAATGGTATTACAGAATATATGAACAAAACTCTTTTAGAAAGATCATGATGTATGcgcctttttttttaatgcaatcaAAAGAGATTTAAGGTGAAACAATTAATTCAACTTGTTATCTTATAAATagatttctttcaatttctattAACCATAGAACTATTTGCATAGATATGGTATGGTTCTCATGCTTATTGtgtaaattaagaatttttagTTGTCATATTTATGTTCATGTAAACGAAGGTAAGTCAGAACCAAAGACAAGGAAatgcatatttttataatatagatGGTGCAAAAGAGTATAAGTTATGGTGCTCAAATTCAAAAtccaccaatttttttattaataggGATGTGACTTTTGATGAGTTTGCAATGTTGTTATATGAGAaacaatttgatataaaaacaaCCTCGATGTGAGAGAAAAGGTAAAATTTGAGTCTAAAACATTAGAAACAATAGAAATGTAGCTTTagtaaagttaaataaaaaagggtgcattatattgataatacaaaaatatattgcTTGAACAATAATATAGTTTGACCAAAAACAAAACGAGGAGGTAAATTAAATCGCCTCAAAGCTATACTAGTGATGATTTTGTTACCTATGCACTTAGTGTAacaaatattaatgaaaagattAATGAAGTGGAAAGTCCAATGAATATGACTTCTAAATTTGTTCCTATATTTAAGTTTGAGTGTAGAGCAAACCGATGTAGAACACTTACAAGTTTATTTAAACATTAGGAGTTAGGATAAAGATGGTTAGAAATGGTCTCAAATTCtcatttttaagttaatttgtAAGTCTTTAATAGTTTTGTAttagaatatatttatataaaggactttcctattattataaataaaatattttattgtaaaattttcttttaggaaGGTGTATTTTGACAATTATGTAATTAGTTTCTATATtggaaaaatagagaaagatattttcacaaatatccaaaggttttttaattgtttttttttttttgtgataattAAGACTTTAAGATTTGAGGCTCTCCAATGATGATTTTCTGAAACAATAGTTGAAAGTTCTTAATCTTTACTAGTCTTTATATCAAATCAAAGTACTTgtactttttgaatttttaaaacttcacaATTGTTGTTGCACAACccttttacattttttgtttttttaagatTAGAGTTAGGATGATTGTGAAGGAAGAGAGCTTATCCTTTTCGTCCTTTATCGACCCCTTTTTATAGATCGGACTAGTTTGGAACAAGTGGGTCAATAACCTAGATAAGTCCCGTCATGACTCATgatgtcaaatttttttcattgattttgatgctagaaagtaaaataaagcaaaagggaaagaaaaataattgcttttagggaaaaaaaaaattactcaagACAAAAGTACTAAATATgaatgtcaatttttttaaaatctgtaATTCTTAtaagagattttattttattgaattatttattatttatatcttcCCATTACAATCTCGACAAATTTTATTGCTTGAAACCATTCCCTTCTCataacttttgtttttctctccaaAATCATTCcaaatcattttctaaatttttgaaCTTCTCGGAATGCCaaaagttatgtttgatttatggaaaaagtgaaaatatatatatatatatatatatatgaggaaacaaaataaaataaaatgaatgaaaaagtgaaaataaataaaaataaataaattcaaaatcaataattatttttatagattACTTGTCATTTcgtattttatataaagattaaataattttaaaatatataacaaaattaattaattttaattgtattttatttttttaaataattttcacaatACAATCAAACCTCATTTTCCTTaccattttatttctttccttaatacttttccGAAACAAAACATAACCTTATTCTTCTCAAAAGTCACTCTCAACCGAGTTCTTTCCCTTCAACTCAGCTGATTATTTTACCAAAAGGGAAGATCAGAAACATCCAGCTATGTCACTATTTTCAACTCAAAAACTTTTGGTACAATGAGTTAATTGTATAGAGATCATTATACATACAGCAAGGCACAGACTAAAATTGGCAATCAACTAAGAATGTTACACCCAAGTTCATTTTCTCTTGGATTTTGAAGAGCTCCATGGAGGTTTTGCAGCACGCCGAGCTCTGCAACTTCGCATCAGCCTCCTTACATCCCTTCTTATTGAGGAGAAGGCGCAAACCACAGCAATTGACATTGCTGGGTACATGTAAACAGATTTCAAGGGACTTGTATTTGCAGGCTTTCTGAGAATAGCTTCCTTGACAAGGCCCCATATGATTATAAGCATCCCAAATAGACTTACTCTACCATACTTCAACAGACCCAAAAAGGCTCCTGCTACAGAGAAGTAGCTTCCTGCAAGAACCTGTTCAAATAaccagaaaaaaaagaaaaaagattagGTTACTAATTGACATATTCTTCAGAACGATAGAATTCAGTTCAGTACAATAATGGCGCTCTTAAACCTAGAATGGGTTGTTAGAGTACATGAAATACATTGTAGGTCCAGATCCTATAAgtttaagctttcaaaaaattggttgttcaatATGGGTCACCCAAATGATGGCTCTTAGAACCATCCACGATGTATGACGTAGAATGACACAAAGTTTGGCCTACTCTCACCCAACACCAATTGGTTTATAGACAGATGATCAAAGCTCGATTCAAGAAATAGTGTCAAAGCCAAAAGTCATGGTTCGAGTCACGGGAGCCTCATGTTAGGGGAGGGATTGTTGGGGTCCACTCTAAAGCCCTCACCCAAATGATAGCTCTTAAAACAGCTTGAGAGGTGTGATGTCTCCAATGAGATGATCAAAACCCGATTTAAAACAGTTGAAATGTGCATTTAGGGAAAGACAAAAGGCCTTTTAGGactacaagaaaaatatttataaagctCCATGGTATTGCAAAAGGGTTTAAAGAAGTGCTAGTCCAAGCATACCAACCTCTAGGTACTGGAGATCAGTTGTGACAGGGGCTTCTTTCACATTGATTAAGTTATAGTCATTGAGCAAGTTATTATAGCTTGGGATTGACGCGTTCTTGATTATGGCATTTGCAATGGCTCCAGGGTACAGGAGGGTCTTAACAACAACTGCAGGGAAGATCTCGCTTGCAATCAACTGAGAGGATGTCAGTTCTATTGGTGTTGTACATATTCCAGTTCTGCAGGGGACCCTGTACAGAAAATTGAACAAAGCTAAGCTCTTCTGATCCTTAATGCTAACAAAATAGTTCATTTCTATATATGTTGTTGTATTTTGATAAAACTCTAGAGAGGGCATATAAATAGAAGAACATATGACAAGTAATAGACACTATCCTCTTCACTAAGGTCACTAAGGAAGTCCTCTTTACATCATTAAGCTATCATGTAACAGCAGGCTCCTTcttgtgtagatattgtctactCTAAGCCCAATCAGTCCTCACAGTTTTGACACGCATTTACATAGTTAAGGCATTCCactgcatatatatatatatatatatatatatatatatatataaagtccTATATAGATACAATATCCTTGTTATTTCTCACAAGATTTCAAGGCCACTATCTCTCACACTGTGTTGGGGGATCAACTCTACTACCATTTGTAATGGTCCATTCCTATATAGTTGTTATCCACTCTAAACCCAATGAGCCCTCGTACACTTTAAACAGTCTACACGGTTACAAGAAATCCACTACATATattatgatatctcacatcaaataagagaaaaagttcTTGAAGTAATATACGTATGCCTTCCTCTTAACCTTATAGACACGTTTTAAAACCGTGAGGACCCCTTTAAGCCTAAAACAAATTATATCTATATAATTGGAAGTAggtcattataaatgatatcagAGCCAATCTTTGACCctagtgtgggggtttgtttgactTTGCAATCCTGTGGGATACAACGAGGATATTGTGTTGAGAGGCAATTGTAATATCCCACATCAAACAAGGGAAAAGGTTTTTGGGGTATGTATGGACTTTTTTTAACCTTgtagacacattttaaagttatgagaGGGTTCCTTTAGGCCTAaagcgaacaatatctacatggttaggGGTGTGGGTCATTACACACATTGTGTCATGAATTTATTTCCCTATCCAATGTAAGATATGACATATCAACCAAAACATTAGAATAAAAAAGCATGGAATCCAAAATTTTTGGGGAATGATAGGCATAATGCTGCTATAGCATTTGTTTAGCTGCTTGTAACATGATAGTTTGGATAATACTAGTGCATGAAGACTACTAGTATCTTGGAAATTACATATATTTTGGTTAATACCACTAGTTTTAGGTGCTTGAAGAATCATCCAATCTTAGAAATTTAGACACTTGCACAAGTCTAGCTTGCTGGGTTTCCATATATCCCAGTTATGATCAAGGATTAATCATTCAACAATCTATAATTGGAGTCCCTTACATCGTACCAAATGCTGCCTAAATAAACCTCTAAAGTGGGTATTAAGAAGAAATGAAACTCAGAATCTGGAAAAtgtgaagaacaaaaaatttatttttttcttttcaaaacatACCCATAATTCAAGAATTAAAAGCCTGGAAAGAAACAGAAACCTAAAAGGGGTCTGTGCTCATAGAAAAAAGCTAGTTTGTGGGCACTCACAAGATCAATTATTAAAATGACATTACATGTGATAACTGAACAATCAAAGGGAAAACCAAACCCACGAATATGATACAGAACAACAAGATTGAAACAAAAGAATGGAAACGGAAAAATTGGGGGTAGAAAATGCTACTAAATTCCAAGAAACAAGAAACCCAGATACTGGAACAGAAAGCATGCTTtgcttttgttatttttgttctttgttcTTATGTTTTCTCCTCTTGAATGTTACATCAAATTGATGAATCATCAGCATTATTGAAGGCAAAGAGAGAATAAGATAAAAGAAGGGCATTCACCTGAAAAGAGGAATTTGAAAGATGATGAGGTTGAAATAAATGAGAGAAGCAATGGAAGAAATGGAGCTTGCCCATTTCTTTGAAGAAGCCATTCCCTTGAAATTTTTGAATGCTCCTTTTGGTAGAGACCTTGCACAAATGGGACGGGAGAGAAGCCATGGCAGTTGGTGCACGTGGTATAGACCCCATTTCGACACTTGTGCATAACGCTTCCCGAATAAAATATTGTCCTACGGCTTTGTTTCCCTCCCATTGAACCCTTTGGTGAAGGTTCTTTGATTATATTTCCTCTAACCTGAAAAATTTTCCATAGCTTATAATTGGCATAACATCAATGGCAGTCACACTCCTATTCACAAGCTAGAAACGGTGTAGATAATAGCCCTAGAGCTTGTTTGGTTATGAAAAAAATGGTGTTTTAAGATAATAtcttctcaattatttttaaagcgttatcttaaaaataattatataaatgtaaaaaatatcacatataaaagttatttttaaagcatatttaaaaatataaaaaataaattaaaaatattttaaattctcaaatagaaatttattttataaaacatcgtaaaacaatttttaaaaatcaaaattactttaaaaattgttaccaaataaaatcttaaatatttatttgataactgtgtttgaaaatagttttccatttttcagaataaaaaaggtaaaaaatacgTTTGACAACCtgaaactgttttctattttctattttcaaaaacagaaaataaaatac from Vitis vinifera cultivar Pinot Noir 40024 chromosome 9, ASM3070453v1 includes these protein-coding regions:
- the LOC100249822 gene encoding uncharacterized protein LOC100249822, with translation MFDGSMAMSFHSLKYPSHMMGNVHKHRILHRTMKNPILAVPPSSTLLQTDESGNLPESKNSSGSDAASTNSDSASLFINQATTVGIIGGVSVDSTLNFLKKLVQWSSKDGGDSLPFVLCSDPVLNKQLLSHERSHFPLLSTKRESSRMDHTPIVGNLQSKRAFLERSGVQCIVMPCHISHSWHDEISRGSSVPFLHMGECVARELKNAKLKPLEAGSPLRIGVLATNATLTAGFYQEKLQREGFEVVLPDKATMEHTVIPAIEAFNRKDMEGARNLLRIALQVLLVRAVNTVILASDDMHDLLPRDDPLLKKCVDPMDALARSTIHWAQSVEKGLDC
- the LOC100244693 gene encoding uncharacterized protein LOC100244693; protein product: MASSKKWASSISSIASLIYFNLIIFQIPLFRVPCRTGICTTPIELTSSQLIASEIFPAVVVKTLLYPGAIANAIIKNASIPSYNNLLNDYNLINVKEAPVTTDLQYLEVLAGSYFSVAGAFLGLLKYGRVSLFGMLIIIWGLVKEAILRKPANTSPLKSVYMYPAMSIAVVCAFSSIRRDVRRLMRSCRARRAAKPPWSSSKSKRK